In Fusarium oxysporum Fo47 chromosome XI, complete sequence, the following are encoded in one genomic region:
- a CDS encoding Cerato-platanin: protein MQLTNLFYFAAALTSVSAATVSYDPGYGESGRALTAVACSDGKNGLITKYKWKTQGQIPKFPYIGGAQAVAGWNSPNCGTCWKLTYKGKSINVLAIDHTDAGFNISPAAMNALTNNQAVKLGRVDATATQVAISNCGLK, encoded by the exons ATGCAGCTGaccaacctcttctactTCGCCGCAGCTCTGACTTCTGTCTCAGCCGCGACTG TCTCCTACGACCCCGGCTACGGTGAATCCGGCCGCGCCCTCACAGCCGTCGCCTGCTCCGACGGCAAAAACGGCCTCATCACAAAGTACAAGTGGAAGACCCAAGGCCAAATCCCCAAGTTCCCTTACATTGGCGGTGCGCAAGCCGTCGCGGGCTGGAACTCTCCCAACTGCGGTACTTGCTGGAAGCTCACTTACAAGGGAAAGAGCATTAATGTCTTGGCGATTGATCATACCGATGCGGGATTCAACATCTCGCCTGCTGCGATGAATGCGCTTACGAATAATCAGGCTGTTAAGCTTGGAAGGGTTGATGCGACTGCTACCCAGGTCGCTATTAGCAACTGTGGTCTCAAATAA
- a CDS encoding RmlC-like cupin domain-containing protein, protein MHLPHLAYLAALLDICAGVPVEDSPRQRLLKGLGLPPNYRGVTGGKKVPFTPGHRDPIDKPVDSVGDELDPLPWRNGLGASVLGPWNEARSRQNPDLVRPPSTDHGNLANMRWSFADSHIRIEEGGWTRQTTIRELPTSVELAGVNMRLGEGVYRELHWHQEAEWAYVLDGEVRVTALDYEGGNFIDDLKKGDLWYFPSGVPHSLQGLSPNGTEFLLIFDNGHFSEESTFVLTDWLAHTPKSVIAKNFDLDPEVFARLPESEKYIFKGRTPGPIKDEAPKGKKAKKSKYNFTHRMLDQEPLKTSGGQVRITDSKNFPISKTVAAAHAIIEPGAIREMHWHPSADEWSFFIKGRARVTIFASEGNARTFDYVPGDVGIVPKNMGHFVENIGDEPIEMLEIFRSDEFRDISLFKWMGETPKKQVIDTLFADDPKNAAKFWDRIKDADNDVITKPDFVRSKPEADEEL, encoded by the exons ATGCATCTCCCTCACCTTGCCTATCTCGCAGCCCTTTTGGACATCTGCGCGGGCGTCCCCGTAGAGGACAGTCCTCGCCAGAGGCTCCTCAAAGGTCTGGGACTACCACCCAACTATCGCGGTGTGACGGGCGGCAAGAAAGTGCCGTTCACGCCGGGTCACAGAGACCCAATTGATAAGCCCGTCGACTCTGTCGGCGACGAGCTTGATCCTCTGCCCTGGCGCAACGGCCTCGGAGCTTCTGTTTTGGGACCGTGGAATGAGGCGCGCTCGCGTCAGAATCCTGATCTCGTTAGACCACCTAGCACAGATCATGGAAATCTGGCCAACATGCGCTGGAGTTTTGCGGATTCGCATATTCGCATTGAG GAGGGCGGCTGGACCCGTCAGACCACCATCCGTGAGCTGCCAACGAGTGTTGAGCTTGCGGGCGTGAATATGCGTCTTGGTGAGGGTGTTTATCGTGAACTTCACTGGCATCAGGAGGCCGAGTGGGCTTACGTGCTGGACGGAGAAGTCCGAGTCACGGCTCTTGATTACGAAGGCGGGAACTTCATTGACGACTTGAAGAAGGGAGATTTATGG TACTTCCCCAGCGGAGTTCCTCACTCCTTGCAGGGTTTGAGCCCAAATGGCACGGAAttccttctcatctttgacaaTGGGCACTTTTCTGAGGAATCGACCTTTGTTCTCACAGATTGGCTCG CACATACGCCAAAGTCTGTGATCGCCAAGAACTTTGACTTGGACCCTGAGGTCTTTGCTCGCCTTCCCGAGAGCGAGAAGTACATCTTCAAAGGCCGCACCCCGGGTCCTATCAAAGATGAAGCCCCCAAGGGCAAGAAAGCTAAGAAGTCCAAGTACAACTTCACTCACCGCATGCTCGACCAAGAGCCTCTCAAGACAAGTGGAGGCCAGGTGCGCATCACCGACTCCAAGAACTTCCCCATCTCCAAGACCGTGGCTGCAGCCCACGCCATCATTGAGCCTGGTGCCATTCGCGAGATGCACTGGCACCCCTCTGCAGATGAGTGGtcattcttcatcaaagGACGCGCTCGCGTGACAATTTTCGCCTCTGAGGGTAACGCACGAACCTTTGACTACGTCCCAGGTGATGTTGGTATTGTTCCCAAGAACATGGGACACTTTGTTGAGAACATTGGAGATGAGCCCATTGAGATGCTGGAAATCTTTCGGTCTGATGAGTTTAGAGATATCTCGCTGTTCAAGTGGATGGGCGAGACACCCAAGAAGCAGGTCATTGATACGCTGTTTGCGGATGATCCCAAGAACGCTGCGAAGTTCTGGGACAGGATCAAGGATGCGGATAATGATGTTATTACCAAGCCTGACTTTGTTAGGTCTAAGCCTGAGGCTGACGAGGAGTTGTAA
- a CDS encoding sulfate transporter family-domain-containing protein gives MKLLDKAKSDVRNDVTWNRAARLGVKGAKALPSGTVQYLTDKVPIVGWLPKYNPRWIVNDLIAGLTLGLMLIPQGLSYAKIADIPVEYGLMSSWLPAVIYAFMGSTKDVSTGPTSLIGLLTSENVHALQDRWTPSEIASATAFMMGVYGLILGFLKLGFLLEFISLPVLSGFITAIAITIILNQMDSLLGEDNVRDGAAKQIHDIFNELPNANGWACLIGFTGILFLTILEKSGKRWSKDNKVIWLLSTTRAFLTLVLFTGVSYAVNKNRDPDNFLFEVVKVQSKGQQAPTMPKADLIPEVAARSIAVFIGSAVEHLAIARAFAVKNHYTSDQSQELCYLGITNFFNSFFHAMGVGGAMSRTAVNSSCNVKSPLSGVVTMAVVLICVYELVGTLYWIPKATLAAIIITAVWGLISPPSTFYRYWKTSLADFVASMLALWVTLFHSSEVGIGCAVGFNIVYILLRQVFTKLSSTGADVESSPRSNWPGSNHLSSTHIPEDTRIFTFNESLIFPNAFSNTSKVLDEIQTFHAAFYNGSHGPETERNWSVVGEKRVARLRKQANISDPSSLPGIGLVVLDFSRVNMLDTTAVTYLKNLVKNIKSYGGEDTEVRFANMNAVCRERVSRAKWRIIEVGSDDEYDGDTDAIYLYWDAQAAVSAPRRRGSVLSDDKGHTMHEEKVEA, from the exons ATGAAACTGCTCGACAAAGCCAAGTCAGACGTTCGCAACGATGTCACTTGGAATCGGGCAGCTCGACTAGGAGTCAAGGGAGCTAAAGCTTTGCCATCCGGAACTGTCCAGTACCTCACCGACAAAGTCCCTATTGTCGGCTGGTTGCCGAAGTACAATCCACGATGGATCGTTAATGATCTCATTGCTGGACTTACTCTGGGTCTCATGCTGATTCCTCAGGGTCTGTCCTATGCGAAGATTGCAGACATCCCCGTTGAGTATGGGTTGATGTCAAGTTGGCTTCCAGCTGTCATTTATGCTTTCATGGGGTCTACTAAGG ATGTCTCAACCGGTCCAACTTCACTTATTGGCCTCCTCACCTCCGAGAACGTGCACGCCCTCCAAGATCGATGGACTCCGTCTGAGATTGCCTCCGCAACAGCCTTCATGATGGGAGTCTACGGCCTCATCCTTGGGTTTCTCAAACTCGGTTTCCTCCTCGAATTCATATCTCTCCCTGTTCTCAGTGGTTTCATCACTGCAATCGCTATCACTATCATCCTCAACCAGATGGACTCACTTCTTGGTGAAGACAACGTCCGTGATGGTGCAGCAAAGCAGATCCACGATATCTTCAATGAACTCCCCAATGCCAATGGCTGGGCATGCCTCATTGGCTTCACTGGAATCTTGTTCCTCACTATTCTTGAGAAGTCTGGAAAGAGGTGGAGCAAAGACAACAAAGTCATCTGGCTTCTGTCGACTACAAGAGCATTCTTAACTTTGGTGCTGTTCACAGGTGTCAGTTACGCTGTCAACAAGAACCGAGACCCAGATAACTTTCTCTTCGAAGTCGTCAAGGTTCAGTCTAAGGGCCAACAAGCACCAACAATGCCTAAGGCTGACCTGATCCCTGAAGTCGCTGCCCGCAGTATTGCTGTCTTCATCGGATCGGCAGTTGAACACTTGGCTATTGCACGAGCATTTGCCGTCAAGAACCACTACACCTCtgatcaaagtcaagagcTTTGCTACCTTGGTATcaccaacttcttcaacagttTCTTCCATGCTATGGGTGTTGGTGGCGCCATGTCCCGAACAGCTGTCAACTCATCATGTAACGTCAAGTCGCCCCTCTCTGGTGTCGTGACCATGGCTGTTGTCTTGATTTGTGTCTACGAGCTTGTTGGTACACTCTACTGGATTCCCAAGGCGACACTAgcagccatcatcatcactgctgTCTGGGGTCTCATCTCACCCCCTTCGACCTTCTATCGCTACTGGAAGACCTCCTTGGCTGACTTTGTCGCTTCCATGCTTGCACTCTGGGTTACCCTGTTCCACTCAAGCGAGGTCGGCATTGGATGCGCTGTTGgcttcaacatcgtctaCATCCTGCTTCGCCAGGTCTTTACCAAGCTTTCATCGACTGGAGCCGACGTTGAGTCAAGCCCCAGATCGAACTGGCCTGGAAGCAACCACCTCTCATCAACCCATATCCCAGAAGACACCAGGATCTTCACCTTCAATGAGTCTCTCATCTTCCCCAACGCCTTTTCAAACACATCCAAGGTGCTCGATGAGATTCAAACCTTCCATGCAGCTTTCTACAACGGTAGCCATGGACCCGAGACAGAGCGCAACTGGTCTGTTGTCGGAGAGAAGAGAGTGGCCCGTCTTCGTAAACAAGCCAACATCAGTGACCCTTCATCACTTCCGGGCATCGGTCTCGTCGTCTTGGACTTCTCTCGTGTCAACATGCTAGACACAACTGCTGTTACGTACCTCAAGAACCTGGTCAAAAACATCAAGAGCTACGGTGGAGAAGATACTGAGGTCAGGTTCGCTAACATGAACGCTGTTTGCCGTGAGCGCGTTAGCCGTGCGAAGTGGCGCATCATTGAGGTTGGCTCTGATGACGAGTATGATGGCGATACTGATGCTATCTACCTCTACTGGGACGCGCAGGCTGCAGTGTCGGcaccgaggaggagaggCTCTGTGTTGAGTGATGATAAGGGCCATACCATGCatgaggagaaggttgaggcttGA
- a CDS encoding uncharacterized protein (of unknown function-domain containing protein), giving the protein MSQPYGAITNGESRAENGIAAQSDETQALLAPKPGSRSWLRKRLSSDVRRDWADVMLLACYIITGILDSASISTWGAFVSMQTGNTVYLGLGPTAGTNRWKKSGSSILAFCIGSFFFSRLHRVFTPTPRRKWVFCLSFGIQTVFIVAAACIVTWGPRGAGPDDTPWYVIVPIALVAFQSCGQAVASRALKFNALTSVVLTSIYCDLFSDAELFESIFVNAERNRRVAAPVLLLIGAIIGGLLAKSELGTSGALWVAAALKIIVMFGWAAWPAEEGS; this is encoded by the exons ATGTCTCAACCATACGGCGCAATCACCAACGGTGAGAGCAGAGCTGAAAACGGCATCGCCGCGCAGAGCGATGAGACGCAGGCTCTACTTGCTCCAAAACCAGGATCTAGATCTTGGTTGCGGAAGAGATTAAGTTCTGATGTCCGCCGAGATTGGGCTGATGTTATGCTTTTGGCGTGCTACATCATAACAGGCATTCTCGACAGTGCTTCCATATCAACATGGGGTGCCTTCGTATCTATGCAGACCG GAAATACTGTttatcttggtcttggaccTACGGCTGGGACTAATCGTTGGAAAAAGTCTGGATCTTCGATTCTGGCTTTTTGTATCGGTTCATTCTTTTTTAGTCGTCTGCACAGGGTATTTACACCTACGCCTAGACGAAAATGGGTATTTTGCTTGTCTTTTGGTATTCAGACAGTTTTCATCGTTGCAGCTGCTTGTATCGTTACCTGGGGACCTAGAGGTGCAGGTCCAGATGATACACCCTGGTATGTCATTGTACCAATCGCTCTCGTGGCGTTTCAAAGTTGCGGACAAGCTGTTGCGAGTCGTGCACTCAAGTTCAACGCTTTGACCAGTGTTGTTCTCACGAGCATCTACTGCGACTTGTTCTCCGACGCGGAACTATTTGAGAGCATTTTTGTCAATGCGGAGAGAAACAGGCGTGTTGCAGCACCAGTCCTGCTCCTCATCGGCGCTATAATTGGAGGACTCCTTGCGAAGAGCGAGCTGGGGACTTCTGGTGCGCTGTGGGTAGCCGCTGCGCTCAAGATCATTGTTATGTTTGGTTGGGCGGCGTGGCCTGCAGAAGAGGGGTCTTGA
- a CDS encoding cutinase-domain-containing protein yields the protein MRAAFILSFLLASATALPTASTEKRAVAAQDVNLLETRDLLNRNDLENGDSSNCPTAILVYARGSTEPGNLGITVGPILVEAMQLAIPDIWIQGVGGPYTADLAPNFLPEGTTDASIDEAKRLFQMAYDKCPDTPVVTAGYSQGTVVVGYALSELEGAVQNQVVGAALFGYTKNEQLGGRIPDYPTDRTKIFCLPTDLVCDGTLFILPAHFLYGADAAVPGPEFLVGQIQK from the exons atgcGAGCTGCATTTATCCTTTCCTTCCTCCTGGCTAGCGCTACCGCCTTGCCAACAGCATCGACCGAAAAGAGAGCCGTCGCCGCGCAAGACGTCAATCTACTAGAAACCCGAGACCTTCTCAATCGTaatgatcttgagaatggTGATTCCTCAAATTGTCCCACAGCTATTTTGGTCTATGCACGTGGTAGCACAGAGCCTGGTAATCTT GGGATCACGGTTGGGCCAATACTCGTAGAAGCCATGCAGCTTGCTATCCCTGATATTTGGATACAAGGTGTTGGTGGGCCATACACGGCTGATCTTGCGCCGAACTTCCTTCCTGAGGGGACCACAGATGCCTCCATCGATGAAGCTAAAAGACTTTTCCAAATGGCCTACGACAAGTGCCCAGATACGCCCGTCGTGACGGCTGGATATAG TCAAGGAACAGTTGTCGTAGGATATGCACTCAGCGAACTCGAAGGCGCGGTCCAGAATCAAGTTGTTGGAGCCGCCTTGTTTGGATATACCAAGAACGAGCAGCTCGGGGGCCGTATCCCGGACTATCCTACAGACAGAACTAAGATTTTCTGTCTACCTACTGATCTAGTTTGTGATGGGACGTTATTTATACTGCCTGCCCATTTTCTGTATGGCGCTGATGCGGCGGTTCCAGGTCCAGAATTTCTGGTTGGACAGATTCAGAAGTAG
- a CDS encoding pectin lyase fold/virulence factor, with translation MRSLQIISVLGALFLTTVQAVTLPAGVPRDISEFRDKHPYAPPKHEHRRIIRIRASTNNADDVSDEFRRGVRKANGGGTLHLAKGKTYVIGKALDLTGLEDIHINLEGEIRFTDDVEYWQENAWYHPFQKSIMFWKWGGKDIKIYGNGVIEGQGQRWWNEFESGTGSILNPDNKYYRPILFYAENTTNLDVSGIHLKDSPCWNNFIVSSNNVKYTDVVATALSNNGSIIPKNTDFMNTMNTSAVRIERTWVNIDDDCFSPKPNSSDLYVNTMYCNGTHGQSMGSLGQYKGEVSNVYDVHIENVWMMNGDYSAARIKVWAGEETGTGFVNNVTFKNFWVARMDYGIFLDSCYFNISAEECNAHPSGMQITNIHFENFTGYTSGVYGNAVARLSCSAAEDAICANITVKDFNVKTPCGGDPVIICDGMHGDIGVDCVPYDSDEAKAALNAKCKTPMAAIDTDPWGSGLIEKMKGAFHPQ, from the exons ATGCGCTCCTTGCAAATTATTTCGGTGCTTGGGGCACTGTTTCTCACCACTGTTCAAGCCGTGACTCTCCCAGCTGGAGTACCCCGCGATATTTCAGAGTTCAGAGATAAACATCCCTACGCTCCACCCAAGCATGAACACCGCAGAATCATCCGGATTCGGGCATCCACAAATAACGCAGATGATGTGTCGGATGAGTTCAGGAGGGGTGTACGCAAAGCAAATGGCGGAGGAACCTTGCATCTAGCCAAGGGAAAGACATATGTCATAGGTAAAGCTCTTGACTTGACTGGACTGGAAGACATTCACATTAACCTAGAGGGTGAGATACGA TTCACTGATGACGTTGAGTACTGGCAAGAGAATGCCTGGTACCATCCATTTCAGAAGTCGATCATGTTCTGGAAGTGGGGAGGAAAGGACATTAAAATCTACGGCAATGGTGTCATTGAAGGCCAAGG GCAACGGTGGTGGAATGAGTTCGAGTCTGGAACTGGTTC TATTCTAAACCCTGACAACAAATACTATCGCCCCATTCTGTTCTACGCCGAAAACACCACCAACTTGGATGTTTCCGGAATTCATTTGAAGGACTCACCCTGCTGGAATAACTTCATCGTCAGCTCCAACAACGTCAAGTACACAGACGTTGTCGCAACCGCACTGTCCAACAACGGCAGTATCATTCCCAAGAATACTGATTTCATGAACACCATGAATACCTCAGCTGTGCGAATTGAGAGAACCTGGGTCAACATTGACGACGACTGCTTCTCGCCGAAGCCGAATAGCTCCGACCTTTACGTAAATACCATGTATTGCAATGGCACTCACGGCCAG TCCATGGGATCGCTTGGTCAGTACAAAGGCGAGGTCTCTAATGTCTACGACGTGCACATTGAGAATGTTTGGATGATGAACGGAGAT TACTCGGCAGCTCGTATCAAAGTTTGGGCTGGTGAGGAAACCGGCACAGGGTTCGTCAACAACGTAACCTTCAA AAACTTCTGGGTCGCTAGAATGGACTACGGCATCTTCCTCGACTCATGCTACTTCAATATCTCAGCCGAAGAATGCAATGCTCACCCGTCAGGCATGCAAATAACCAACATACACTTTGAGAACTTTACTGGGTACACATCTGGTGTTTATGGCAATGCTGTAGCTAGGCTGTCATGctcagctgctgaagatgctaTTTGTGCAAACATCACGGTCAAAGACTTCAATGTCAAGACTCCTTGTGGCGGAGACCCTGTCATTATCTGTGATGGGATGCACGGGGATATTGGCGTTGATTGCGTGCCGTATGATAGTGACGAGGCGAAAGCGGCGTTGAACGCAAAGTGCAAGACTCCCATGGCGGCGATTGACACGGATCCTTGGGGCAGTGGACTtattgagaagatgaagggcGCTTTCCATCCACAGTAG
- a CDS encoding bacterial alpha-L-rhamnosidase, translated as MGFAGGQRNIYGNFTGLLAQLHVKSKSGKTVKIVTDTTWKSGFGPATAGEIYDGDRYNATLEADIKGWSKPGFKSSSWSDTRLLPAVDGELVPAEQPPVRRVEEVKPQRFFKSTSGKQLVDFGQNLVGWLQLNVDGPKNTTIRLRHAEVLEDGELAIRPLRLAKAEDYLTLSGKGPIQWEPKFTFHGFRYAELDGWPKETPLDGNSVKAIVVHTDLEETGYFNCSNPLLNKFHSNVRWSMKGNFLSIPTDCPQRDERLGWTGDAHAFCPTSNYLYDTSAFWKGWHKDIWSEMSQNEMVPPFYVPSIPWFLDRPPKPASVWGDVVVANPWNIYQAFGDKKLLQEHLPQAQNWIDTGIPRNDVGLWNRSSFQFGDWLDPLAPSDDPGAATTHKILVSDAYLIKMTETLSQIIGALGDSKLAKKYQTQRSDLKREFQSSWAPGGKLANRTQTAYALSLAFDLLKDDKQKKAAADTLRDIIKNNDYLVGTGFAGTSPLGFALTGINATDVFYRMLLQEKVPSWLYQVVMGGTTTWERWDSMLPNGTVNPGEMTSFNHYSFGSVANWMHQVIGGIAPLEPGYKTVAIAPIPGGNLSHASATYVSQYGTISTDWTVTNGKFHLKVRIPPNTKAKVTLPGTQKTKTVGSGYHEFTV; from the coding sequence ATGGGATTCGCAGGCGGTCAACGAAACATCTACGGCAACTTTACTGGTCTTCTGGCGCAGCTTCATGTGAAATCCAAGAGTGGAAAGACAGTTAAGATTGTCACTGACACCACCTGGAAGTCAGGCTTTGGCCCTGCTACCGCGGGCGAGATCTACGATGGAGACCGCTACAACGCAACTCTTGAAGCTGACATCAAAGGATGGTCGAAACCTGGGTTCAAGAGTTCTTCTTGGTCCGACACTCGTCTTCTTCCGGCTGTGGACGGCGAACTTGTTCCTGCTGAACAGCCGCCTGTCCGACGCGTTGAGGAGGTCAAGCCGCAGCGCTTCTTCAAATCCACCTCTGGCAAACAGCTTGTCGACTTTGGACAGAATCTCGTTGGTTGGCTTCAATTGAACGTCGATGGTCCCAAGAATACCACTATCCGACTGCGACACGCCGAGGTTCTGGAGGATGGTGAATTGGCTATTCGACCTCTTCGACTAGCCAAGGCTGAGGACTACCTTACTCTCAGTGGTAAGGGACCTATTCAGTGGGAGCCCAAGTTCACATTCCACGGTTTTCGTTACGCTGAACTTGATGGCTGGCCTAAAGAGACTCCCTTGGATGGGAATAGTGTCAAGGCCATCGTTGTTCATACAGATCTGGAAGAGACTGGTTACTTCAACTGTTCCAACCCTCTTCTTAACAAATTCCACTCCAATGTCCGCTGGTCTATGAAGGGTAACTTCCTGAGCATTCCTACAGACTGCCCCCAGCGAGATGAGCGTCTTGGCTGGACCGGTGACGCACACGCCTTCTGCCCTACATCGAACTACCTGTACGACACATCGGCTTTCTGGAAGGGCTGGCACAAGGACATCTGGTCCGAAATGTCCCAGAACGAGATGGTTCCCCCATTTTACGTCCCTTCTATCCCTTGGTTTCTGGACAGACCTCCCAAGCCAGCATCAGTGTGGGGAGACGTGGTTGTCGCCAACCCATGGAACATTTACCAGGCTTTTGGTGATAAGAAGCTACTCCAAGAACACCTCCCACAAGCCCAGAATTGGATCGATACTGGTATTCCGCGAAACGATGTTGGTCTTTGGAACCGCAGTAGCTTTCAGTTTGGAGACTGGCTTGACCCTCTTGCACCCTCCGACGACCCCGGGGCTGCGACGACGCACAAGATCTTGGTCTCGGATGCGTACTTGATCAAGATGACCGAGACATTATCTCAGATCATTGGGGCCCTTGGCGACTCCAAACTGGCCAAGAAGTACCAGACTCAACGCTCTGATCTCAAACGAGAGTTCCAGAGTTCTTGGGCACCAGGTGGCAAGTTGGCCAACCGAACCCAGACCGCCTATGCTCTGTCCCTAGCTtttgaccttctcaaggacgacaagcagaagaaggcggcTGCTGACACCCTGCgagatatcatcaagaacaatgaCTATCTTGTCGGTACTGGCTTCGCAGGTACTTCACCCCTTGGATTTGCACTCACCGGTATCAATGCCACAGATGTCTTCTACCGCATGCTTCTCCAAGAGAAGGTTCCATCGTGGCTATATCAAGTCGTAATGGGCGGTACAACAACCTGGGAGCGATGGGATAGTATGCTGCCCAATGGCACCGTCAATCCCGGTGAGATGACCAGCTTCAACCATTACTCTTTTGGATCTGTCGCCAATTGGATGCATCAAGTCATTGGAGGAATCGCACCTTTGGAGCCTGGGTACAAGACTGTCGCTATTGCGCCTATTCCAGGAGGTAACCTTTCTCATGCAAGTGCAACGTATGTTAGTCAGTATGGAACCATCTCCACGGATTGGACTGTGACGAATGGGAAGTTTCACCTCAAGGTTAGGATTCCGCCGAACACGAAGGCCAAGGTTACGTTGCCGGGTACGCAGAAAACGAAGACTGTTGGATCGGGTTATCACGAGTTTACTGTTTGA
- a CDS encoding general substrate transporter, with the protein MRNPIAVKASSPEGEDIPREIYGFRPYLLAISASWASAMYGYDSAFIGGTLSLPSFQRTYGLDTASDSAKANLSSNIVSTFQGGAFFGCALSFLVAERFGRRPTLILAAIIFSIGAALQMIGRLDCLYVGRALTGWGVGSSAMILPIYVSECSPALIRGRLVGTFEVMLQAALVCGFWVNYGVNKNISPEGNMQWHIPVAVQFVPAGLLVIFMIPMIESPRWLVSKGKLQDARKSLSWVRNLPQDHAYIDREMSMIEVAIEHDVSSTGQRGNWRQIFSELFQPGVRGRIVLSCGLVSFQNFTGINAINYYSPTIFKSIGFTGTSVGLLATGIFGIVKMAATMLYAAFLVDKLGRRPLLLIGGVGSGIAMFYLAGYSKVSGSFEHIPPMDAGAKTAVAMVYVYALFYGMSWNGIPWLFTSEIIPNRVRTLGMAFCICVQWVTQFIVVYSLPHMVIGITYGTFLFFGACTVFAIIFAWLFIPETKGVQLEDMDLLFGPDVPILASRARDNYLQGIAARALDERDGGKMKATEIEQV; encoded by the exons ATGCGCAATCCAATAGCAGTAAAGGCTTCGTCGCCCGAAGGTGAAGATATTCCTCGCGAGATCTATGGCTTCCGACCTTATCTCCTTGCCATCTCGGCATCGTGGGCCT CTGCCATGTACGGGTACGACAGCGCGTTCATTGGAGGAACTCTCAGTCTACCCTCCTTCCAGCGAACGTATGGCCTTGACACAGCAAGCGATTCTGCCAAGGCAAATCTGTCATCAAACATCGTTTCTACCTTCCAAGGTGGTGCATTCTTCGGATGCGCATTAAGCTTCCTCGTCGCTGAACGTTTCGGACGTCGACCGACTTTAATCCTTGCTGCTATCATATTCTCCATCGGCGCCGCCCTTCAGATGATCGGTCGACTCGACTGTCTGTATGTCGGTCGAGCGCTTACAGGCTGGGGCGTTGGCTCAAGTGCAATGATCCTCCCAATCTATGTCTCTGAATgctcaccagccttgatcCGTGGACGACTTGTCGGAACATTTGAGGTCATGCTCCAAGCGGCACTGGTCTGTGGCTTCTGGGTTAATTACGGTGTCAACAAGAACATCAGCCCAGAGGGTAATATGCAATGGCATATCCCCGTCGCGGTTCAGTTCGTGCCAGCCGGGTTATTAGTCATCTTCATGATTCCTATGATTGAGTCACCTCGATGGTTGGTCTCCAAGGGTAAACTTCAAGACGCTAGGAAGAGTCTAAGTTGGGTTCGAAATCTTCCCCAAGATCATGCCTACATCGACCGCGAGATGTCCATGATTGAGGTGGCGATTGAACATGACGTATCCTCTACAGGACAGAGAGGAAACTGGCGACAGATCTTCTCAGAGCTGTTCCAGCCTGGAGTTCGTGGTAGGATAGTTTTGTCTTGTGGACTTGTCTCATTCCAGAATTTCACAGG AATCAACGCCATCAACTACTACTCGCCGACCATCTTCAAGTCTATCGGCTTCACGGGTACCTCAGTTGGCCTGCTCGCCACTGGCATTTTCGGCATCGTGAAGATGGCTGCTACCATGCTCTATGCAGCATTCCTGGTCGACAAGCTAGGACGAAGACCACTACTACTGATAGGTGGTGTTGGCTCTGGCATCGCAATGTTCTACCTGGCTGGCTACTCTAAGGTGTCAGGCTCGTTTGAACATATCCCACCCATGGATGCTGGAGCAAAGACTGCCGTGGCGATGGTATACGTCTATGCTTTGTTCTACGGTATGAGTTGGAATGGAATCCCATGGCTTTTCACGTCAGAAATCATCCCAAACAGAGTCCGTACTCTTGGAATGGCGTTTTGCATCTGTGTCCAATGGGTGACGCAGTTCATCGTGGTCTACAGCCTACCGCATATGGTCATTGG TATTACCTATGGgaccttcctcttcttcggtGCATGCACTGTTTTCGCAATCATCTTTGCATGGCTGTTCATCCCCGAAACCAAGGGAGTTCAGCTGGAGGATATGGATCTGCTTTTCGGACCTGATGTGCCCATCTTGGCGTCTCGGGCGAGGGACAACTATTTGCAGGGAATTGCTGCTCGGGCCTTGGACGAGCGAGATGGGGGAAAGATGAAGGCAACTGAGATTGAGCAGGTTTGA